In one Andrena cerasifolii isolate SP2316 chromosome 2, iyAndCera1_principal, whole genome shotgun sequence genomic region, the following are encoded:
- the LOC143379011 gene encoding uncharacterized protein LOC143379011, which produces MIEKAYIYVVTKLEAITQKCPFDRNYGINVGAVLKLKLTRSLNSVQNGRRRAEKFKKETSSTSTTSVPEEKPAETTLTVPKETSGSSLSSDKRDARSTSPSTLPANLIVKARSQLGRLNSLKTLQAQITTHAHTTSLDEVLPAHVEEVHREFVKEHEYIWSKWPVKCLDHEYFATDMATQESLSGEPSRHVNPYPITGSSFQSCWDYLTKQFSNKRVLIQEQLDKLFSLSLISTRSSTALDNLSSFTEVNKSLTALGQRSSHSHIATLTSCSSITLLATTNAQLISPVSSSPVRLLIDSGSEVTFIKEELVTQLNIQRMQSSISIIGIGGTNQLKLEESY; this is translated from the exons ATGATCGAGAAAGCATACATTTACGTTGTAACAAAGTTGGAAGCAATAACACAAAAATGTCCATTTGACCGGAATTACGGAATTAACGTGGG TGCAGTGCTCAAGCTCAAGCTCACCCGCTCACTGAACAGCGTTCAAAATGGCCGGAGACGAgccgaaaaattcaaaaaggagACTTCATCGACGTCAACCACGTCAGTGCCTGAGGAGAAGCCTGCGGAGACCACGCTCACCGTTCCCAAGGAGACTTCTGGGAGCTCCCTGTCGAGCGACAAAAGGGATGCAAGATCAACATCTCCGTCTACTCTCCCAGCAAACCTCATTGTAAAGGCCAGATCGCAGCTGGGTCGTCTCAATTCTCTTAAGACCTTGCAAGCTCAGATCACGACTCACGCTCACACGACGTCCCTCGACGAGGTTCTCCCAGCTCACGTCGAGGAAGTGCACCGAGAATTCGTCAAGGAGCATGAATACATTTGGTCAAAGTGGCCGGTAAAGTGTCTCGACCACGAGTATTTTGCGACAGACATGGCAACACAGGAGAG TTTAAGTGGAGAGCCTTCAAGGCACGTGAACCCTTATCCAATCACGGGCTCATCTTTCCAATCATGCTGGGACTACCTTACGAAACAGTTTTCCAACAAGCGGGTGCTCATTCAGGAGCAGCTGGATAAGCTCTTCAGCCTGTCACTCATCTCAACCCGCAGCTCAACTGCACTCGACAACTTGTCATCGTTCACCGAGGTGAATAAATCCCTCACGGCTTTGG GTCAACGCTCTTCTCACTCACACATAGCAACTCTCACATCGTGCTCATCAATCACGCTGTTAGCAACAACTAACGCACAGCTCATCTCACCAGTGTCATCTTCACCAGTTCGATTGCTCATTGACTCAGGCTCGGAGGTCACCTTCATCAAGGAGGAGCTCGTCACTCAACTCAACATTCAACGGATGCAATCATCCATCTCGATCATTGGCATTGGGGGAACAAATCAACTCAAACTCGAGGAGTCGTATTGA